A genomic stretch from Sphingobacterium sp. ML3W includes:
- a CDS encoding glycosyltransferase family 2 protein, which yields MNQIKVSVVIPMYNAAKSILQTVNSVYAQTWQEHIEIIIINDGSTDDSQILVENYIKDQQRDNIRLVNQKNAGVSVARNEGMKRCTGDWICLLDSDDTWLPNKLERQLQILEADPTIDFLGTTRNGEYIQQLALRKLDVINQISAKELLFKFVFVTPTIIFKREIVDRVGYFDETQRYAEEGNYFIRIANKCKSYLLNESLVITGGGKHDFGESGLSSNLWEMEKGELKNIRMALRIGIINSAEYLFFNVFSLLKYARRVLIVFLR from the coding sequence ATGAATCAAATCAAAGTATCGGTTGTAATACCTATGTATAACGCAGCAAAATCAATTTTGCAAACCGTTAATTCTGTGTATGCGCAGACCTGGCAAGAGCACATAGAGATTATCATTATTAACGATGGATCGACTGACGATTCACAAATCTTAGTTGAAAATTATATCAAAGATCAGCAAAGAGATAATATCAGATTAGTGAACCAAAAGAATGCAGGTGTGTCCGTAGCCCGTAACGAAGGTATGAAGCGCTGTACAGGTGATTGGATTTGCTTACTGGACTCGGATGATACCTGGCTGCCAAACAAATTAGAACGACAATTACAAATACTGGAGGCAGATCCGACCATAGATTTTCTGGGTACAACCAGGAATGGAGAATATATTCAACAGTTGGCCCTCCGAAAATTAGATGTAATCAATCAGATATCAGCTAAAGAATTGCTTTTCAAGTTTGTCTTTGTCACACCGACAATTATTTTTAAACGTGAGATTGTTGATCGGGTGGGATATTTTGACGAAACTCAACGCTATGCAGAAGAAGGTAATTATTTCATTCGCATAGCAAATAAATGTAAAAGCTACCTTTTGAATGAAAGCTTGGTGATTACTGGTGGAGGTAAACATGATTTTGGAGAGTCAGGGCTTTCAAGTAATTTGTGGGAAATGGAAAAAGGAGAACTTAAAAATATTAGAATGGCACTAAGGATAGGGATAATCAATAGTGCTGAGTATTTATTTTTTAATGTGTTTTCGCTTTTAAAATATGCTCGAAGGGTATTAATTGTATTTTTGCGCTAG
- a CDS encoding DapH/DapD/GlmU-related protein, producing the protein MEMYKRYGLLGVIRLLISTLHTRLFYPGARLIRLPFDVRNRRLIDLGNNLTTGFGCRLEVHPVEKNEQKCLIFGNNVQLNDYVHIAAGDKVVIGNDVLIASRVFISDLNHGSYTGEVQDSPLTKPNERLLFTKPVHIKDNVWIGENVCILPGVTIGRGCVIGSMSVVTKSIPDYSIAVGIPAKVVKQYDFETNRWVLAADIL; encoded by the coding sequence ATGGAAATGTATAAACGTTATGGATTATTAGGAGTTATACGTTTATTGATAAGTACCTTACATACTAGGTTATTCTATCCTGGGGCTAGACTGATCCGTTTGCCATTCGATGTAAGAAATCGAAGGTTGATAGATCTTGGTAATAACTTAACAACAGGTTTCGGCTGCCGCCTTGAAGTTCATCCGGTTGAAAAAAACGAGCAAAAATGCTTGATTTTTGGCAATAATGTTCAGCTTAATGATTATGTGCATATAGCGGCAGGTGATAAGGTTGTTATCGGCAATGATGTATTAATTGCTAGCCGTGTTTTTATTTCAGATTTGAATCATGGATCGTATACAGGTGAGGTGCAAGATAGTCCACTAACCAAACCCAATGAACGATTACTATTTACCAAACCCGTCCACATAAAAGATAATGTGTGGATTGGGGAGAATGTATGTATTTTACCTGGAGTTACAATTGGACGAGGCTGTGTTATTGGTTCGATGTCGGTGGTGACCAAGAGTATTCCTGATTACAGTATTGCGGTTGGAATACCTGCAAAAGTGGTTAAACAATATGATTTCGAGACTAATAGGTGGGTTTTGGCCGCAGATATACTTTAG